GCAGCGCCGCCGCCCAGCCCTCGATCCACAGCCGCCAGCCCTTGGCCGTCCCGGTGGGGGCGTACCACCGCACGGCCGACCGCAGCCGGCGCAGCGCCGGTGAACGACGGCCGAGCAGCTTGCGCAGATGCGCCAGGTCGCCCTCCGCGGCGTGCCGGAACGCGGCGGCCACCAACTGCTCCTTCGTGGAGAAGTGATAGAGGACCAGCGCGTTGCTGACGCCGAGCGCCGAGGCCACGTCGGCGATCCGGACCGCCGCCACACCCCTCGCCTCGATCTGCTCGATGGCGGCCCGCAGCAGATCCCCGCGCCGCTGGGCCACACTCAACCGGACTCTCGTCACGCCGTCACCCTACCCACGCGCGTGCGGCCCCTCGACGGAGTGTTTCGGCCTGTCCGGCAGGGCCCGCGAGGGCTGCCGCCGCGGAGGGCGGGCGCCTCACCGGAACCAGCCGAACCGCTCCGCGATCACCGGAAGCCGGTCCGCCGCGAGGGCGTGGGCGGCGGCGCGCGGCGTCACCTCGTCGGTCCGGGCGCGGTCCAGCATCCGCTCGACCAGCGCCCGCATCGAGCGGCGGGTGTACGCGAACGCCTCCTCGGCGTCCGCACCGATGTCCCCGAACAGCGTCCACCACCACCAGGCGTTCGTCCCCGAGTTGACCACGACGTCCGGCAGCACGGTCACCCCGCGCGCGGCGAGCAGCACCTCCGCCTCCGGGCGTACGGGCATGTTGGCCGCCTCGACGACCCAGCGGGCGGTGATCCGCTCCTGGTTCACCGTGTCGATCGCGTACGACACGGCCGCCGGCACCAGCACGTCCGCGTCGGCCGACAGCCAGGCCTCGCCCGGCAGTTCGCCGTCGCCGGGGCGCAGCGCCGAGCGGTCCACCGTGCCGTGCGCGTCCCGGGCGGCCAGCAGCGCCTCGACGTCGAGGCCCGCCGGGTTGGCGATCGTGCCCTTGAGGTCGGCGACGGCCACGACCGTGAGCCCCGCGCGCGTGAGAAAGCGCGCCGTGGCCCCGCCCATCGTGCCGAGGCCCTGGAGGGCGACCCGCGTCCCGGTGTACGGCACCCCGGCCCGGTCCAGGGCGGTCAGGGCCGCCTCCGCCACACCGCAGCCGCCGACCAGCTCGTCCAGACCGATGCCGTCGACCTCGACAGCGAACGCGTCCCGCAGCCGCCGCCGGGCCTCGGCCTCGTCGTCCAGCAGCGGATAGACGGCCTGGATCGAGGAGACCAGCCCCGCCTCGGCCGTGGCCCGGTCGACCAGGTCCTGGGTCAGCCCCAGGTCCTCACCCGTCGTCCAGCAGCTCTCTATGTACGGCCGCATCGCGCGCAGGTAGCGCACCAGCAGCGGGTACGCCTCCGGATCCCGGGGGTCGCAGTCGATGCCGCCCTTGGCGCCGCCCAGCGGGACGTAGCGGTTCGCCGGGTCGTAGTGCAGAGCTTCCTTCACCGTCATGCCGCGGGCGAGACCCGCGACCTCGTCCAGGGTGCAGCCCGCGCGCATGCGCAGACCGCCGCTGGACACTCCGCGCACCAGCCGGTCGACGACCAGGAAGCCCTGTCGGCCCGTGAGGTGATCGGTCCAGGTCAGGGACAGCAGGGGGGTGGCCATTCGGGCTCCTTCGCCGCCGGGATACTGAATCACCGGTCAGTATCTCCTCCGATGGGACCCCTGTGATCCGGTGTTGTCGGAGGGGCCGACCATAATGGAAAGCCTGACCGACTCCACCTGGAGGTACCGTGGCCGGTTTCCGTACCCTGAGCTCCGGGCTCCGCGCGCTCCGGCCAGGGGCGTTCGGCGCGGATCCGAGCGGTGAGCGCATGGCGCGCATCCGCAGATCGCCCCACTTCAAGGACGGGGTCTTCCAGAACCCCGGCGGCCCCGCGCGGACCCGGCCCTCGGGCTCGGCCCTGGACTTCGCGAAGGTCTTCTTCGACAAGGACACCCGGCCCCGCCGCGCTCCGAAGGGCACCGTCCCGGTGCACTCCACCACCCTCGCCGACATCGCCCGGCCCCCGGCCACCGGCCTGCGGCTGACCTGGATGGGGCACTCCAGCGTCCTCGCCGAGATCGACGGCCGGCGCGTCCTGTTCGACCCGGTGTGGGGCGAGCGCTGTTCCCCCTTCCCCTTCGCCGGGCCCAAGCGGCTGCACCCCGTGCCCTTGCCGCTCGCCGCGCTCGGCCCGGTCGACGTCGTGGTGATCTCGCACGACCACTACGACCATCTGGACATGCCCACCATCAAGGCGCTCGCGGGCACGGACACCCTGTTCGCGGTGCCCCTGGGCGTCGGCGCGCACCTGGAGCACTGGGGCGTCTCCGCCGGCCGGCTGCGCGAGCTGGACTGGCACGAGACGACGAAGATCGGCGGCCTCACCCTGACCGCCACCCCGGCCCGGCACTTCTGCGGCCGCGGGCTGCGCAACACCCAGCACACCCTGTGGGCCTCCTGGGTCGTCGCCGGGGACGAGCACCGGATCTACCACAGCGGTGACACCGGCTACTTCGACGGCTTCAAGGAGATCGGCGCCGAGCACGGGCCGTTCGACGCCACGATGATCCAGATCGGTGCTTACTCGGACTTCTGGCCCGACATCCACATGACCCCCGAGGAGGGCATGCGCGCCCACCTCGACCTCCAGGGCGGGCCGGAGCACGGTCCGATGCTGCCGATCCACTGGGCGACCTTCAATCTGGCGACCCACCCGTGGGCGGAGCCCGGCGAGGGGACGCTCGCCGCCGCCCGCGCGGTGGGCGCCGGTCTCGCCCTGCCCCGGCCGGGCGAGCCCTTCGAGCCCACGGCCGGGACAGTGCCGTCTCAGCCGTGGTGGCGTGGGGTGGCGCTCGCTCCGGCGGGCGGTCGCGCGGCCGGGGAGGCCCTCGCCGGAGCCGGTATCAAGACCGCGTCGGACGCGGCAGCCATGGCCCAGGCTGACACGGTGAGTGACGATGGTCGCGAGGCCGGCCAGGGCACCGAGGACCCCGAGACGCTCCCGGCGAGCTGACCCGGGGCGTACGGCAGACCGACGGCGAGGGCCGGGGAGCGAGAGGCTCCCCGGCCCTCGCCGTCGGTGCGTGACCGCTTCTGACCAGGTCGGATCGAGCTCCTTTCGTTCCTGGTCGGATGTGCCGAGGTGTTATCGGTCTGTCGTACGAGGCCTCATACCAGAGCGGGACGCTCACCGTATGAGTTTGTCAACTGCCCACCGCACATGATGCGCTGGCGACTACTGTCAGTGGCCGTCGGGAAGCAGGCGGATCAGGGAGCGGGGGCCGGCACGTGCAGGCGCAGGGCGGACGAGGGAGTCGACGCGACGGGGATCCCCGCTGCCCACGCGCCACCGACGCCGGCACGGGCGCGGCCGAGGACACGGGTGCCGGTGTCGACCGCGCGGGCACTGCGGTCGACCGCGCGGGCACTGCCCCGGGTGGCCCGGGAACCCCCGTCGGCGGCACGGGCGCGGCCCGGGTCGGTGCGGGAGCCGCAGGGGCCTCCGGCCCGGGGCGGCACACCGGCCCCCGTGGCGCCGGCGGTGGCGTCGGCGGTGGCGGAGTCGGCGGTGGCGTGCGGAAGCCGGGGGAGGCCGGGCGTACGGCCCGGGGAGCGCGCAAGCGACCGCGTGAACCCGGGCGGACCCCCGCGAGCTCCCCCGGCACCCCGGCCCGACGGACCAGCACGAGGACACCGATGTCTCACCTCCGCGCCCCGGCCACACGCGCAGACCGCCGTGAGGGCGGGCGGCACGGGCGGCCCGCCGTCCGCACCGCACCCGCGCTGCCCGAGACCCACATACGGCCCCAGCTCCTGCGTCTCGCGGTGCTGCCCCCCGTCGCCGTCGCCCTCAGCGGCTGCGCCGCCGTCCTGTTCACCGTCCGGTCCACCGGAACGCGGCCGGGCCTCACCCTGTGGGCCGTGCTCGGCGGTGCGGTCTTCGTGGCCCTCGTCGGCATCGTCGTCGCCGCGATCGCCGCCAACCGGGCCGCCCGGTCCGTGCACGACCGCATCGGCGTCCTGCGCCGCGGCACCGCACGGCGCGAGGCCGACCTGCGCACCCTCGTCGAGGCGCTGCGCCGCGGCGACGGCCCGCCGCAACTCGCCCCGCCGAGCCGTCACGCGGGTCCCGCCGAGGACGGTGACGACTTCGACCTCCTCGCCGCCGACCTGTCCCGCGCGCACGACGGCGCCGTCACCGCCGTCGTACAGGCCTCCCAGCTCTCCAGCCAGGCCGGCAGCGAGCAGAAGCTCGAGGTGTTCGTCAACCTCGCCCGGCGGCTGCAGTCCCTGGTGCACCGCGAGATCTCCATCCTCGACGAGCTGGAGAACGAGATGGAGGACCCCGAACTGCTCAAGGGGCTCTTCCACGTCGACCACCTCGCCACCCGCATCCGCCGCCACGCCGAGAACCTCGCCGTGCTCGGCGGCGCCGTCTCCCGCCGCCAGTGGAGCAACCCGGTCTCCATGACCGAGGTGCTGCGCTCGGCCATCGCCGAGGTCGAGCAGTACTCGCGGGTCAAGCTCGTGCCGCCGATCGACGGGCAGCTGCGCGGCCACGCCGTCGCGGACGTCATCCACCTGCTCGCCGAACTCGTCGAGAACGCCACGGTGTTCTCCGCCCCGCACACCCAGGTCCTGCTGCGCGCCAACCTCGTCACCTCCGGGCTCGCCGTCGAGGTCGAGGACCGCGGACTCGGCATGCCCTTGGAGGAGCAGACGCGGATGAACGCGCTGCTCGCCGACCCCGACCAGGTGAACGTCGCCCGGCTCCTCGCGGACGGCCGCATCGGCCTGTTCGTCGTCTCCCAGCTCGCCCGGCGGCACGGCATCACCGTCCGCCTCCAGACCAACATCTACGGCGGGGTGCAGGCGGTGCTCGTCGTACCGCAGGCGCTGCTGGGAGCGGAGGCGGGGGCGGGAACGCCCGGGGGAGCGGGGCAGCCCGCGGGAGGTGCCCCCCGTGCGGATCGTCCGGCGGTGCCGGGGCGGCAGGACGGGCAGAACGGGCGGGTTGCCGCGGGTGCGGGTGCGGGTGCGGGTGCCGGTGCCGGTGCCGGTGCTGGAGGCGTGTCCAGGGGGCTGTCCGTCGTCGACGGCGGTGCGGCCGGGGTCTCGTCCGTGCCGCTGCCCGCGTCCGGGGCAGGGCCGTCGATTCCGCTCACTGCGTCCCCCGCGTTCCCCGCGTCCACCGCGTCCCCCGCGCCCCGAGGGCACGAGCAGGGGTCCGAACCGGCCCAGGGCGGAAGCGCACCGGACGGCCGGCCCGCGCCCCTGCCCATGCGCGGGGCCCGCCGGGAGCGTCCCACCCCGGCCGAGGCACGGCCCGGTATCGGTCCCGACGACCGGCGGACGCTCGCCGAGAACGTCACCGAGCCGCCCACCCCCCGCAACGGCACCGTCCGCGGCACCATGGGCAAGCCCCAACTGCCCCGTCGACGCGCCCAGGAGCACATCGTGCCCCAGTTGCGCGACGGCCCGACGCCACGCCAGGACCCCGAGCATCTCGTGGGCCACGACCCCGGTCTGATGGCGGCCTTCCAGCGCGGCATCAGCCTCGCGGAGACCCAGCAGAGCATGGAGGCCGGCACCACAGAGTGGGGCGACACGTCGTCCGCCTACACGGAGTCCGCCCCCATGGCGTCCGCCCACACAGAGTCCGCCCCTATGGCGTCCGCCCACACGGAGTCCCTCCACACGGAGGCCGCCCACATGGACTCCTCCTACACGGAGGGCGCCCACATGGAGGTGGCCCACATGGACTCCTCCTACGCGGACTCCGCCCACACGGACCCGGCACCCACGGGCTCCACCCACAGGGACCCGACGCCCCTCCGCCCGGTCCACCTCGAGGCGCTCCCCACGGAGCTGTCCCCCTCGGACAGGCCGGCGCCCGGGTCCCGCTCCGACCACCGCACGACCACCACCCGGCAGGACGGGAGCGCACCCGCCGGATGACCACCCCCCCCTTCCCACCCCCACCCCCAGCGCTCCCGCAGACCTTCGTACCCCAAGGAGTCGATCCACCATGGCGAGCGATGCGCCGACCGCCCATGTATCCGACCTCGACTGGCTGATGAGCGGCCTCGTGCAGCGCGTACCGCACACGACCGCCGCGGTGCTGCTGTCCTGCGACGGGCTCGTGAAGTCCGTGCACGGTCTCGACCCGGACAGCGCCGACCACATGGCCGCCCTGGCCTCCGGCCTGTACTCCCTCGGCCGCAGCGCCGGTGTCCGCTTCGGTGACGGCGGCGACGTGCGGCAGGTCGTCGTCGAACTCGCCTCGACCCTGCTGTTCGTCACCACCGCCGGCTCCGGCACCTGCCTGGCCGTGCTGGCCGGCCGCGAGGCCGACGCGGCCGTGCTGGGCTACGAGATGGCGATGCTGGTCAAGAGCGTCCGCCCCTACCTGGTGACCGCTCCCCGGCAGTCCGTCGAATCCCCGGCGATGAGGCCTTGAGCGTGACGGCGGCCGGTGACGGGCCCTGGCTCGACGACGCGGCCGGGCGGCTGGTGCGGCCGTTCACGGTCAGCAACGGCCGCACCCGTCCGACCGTCGCGCTCGACCTCGTCTCGCAGGTGATGGCCACCGGGGCGACCCCCTTCGGCTATCTCGGCCCCGAGCACGCGCAGGCGCTCGAACGGTGCCGGGTGCCCGTCGCCGTCGCCGAGGTCGCCGCCCATCTCACGCTGCCGGTGGCCGTCACCAAAGTGCTGCTGGCGGACCTCGTCGACTGCGGGGCGTTGACCACCAAGCCCCCCGCGTTCCACCACAACCCGACGGACCGGGCCCTTCTGGAGGCAGTGCTCGATGGACTACGACGACAGCTCTGACTACACCGACGGGCCGCGCCACGGCGCCGACCCGTTCCCCACCGCACTGAAGATCCTGGTGGCGGGCGGGTTCGGCGTGGGCAAGACGACCTTCGTCGGCGCGGTCAGCGAGATCGCGCCGCTCAGCACGGAGGAACTGCTCACCACCGTCAGTGCCGCGACCGACAACCTCGACGGCATCGAGAACAAGGTCGAGACGACCGTGGCCATGGACTTCGGCCGCATCACCCTCGACCCGCAACACGTGCTGTACCTGTTCGGCACACCTGGCCAGGAGCGATTCTGGTTCATGTGGGACGAGTTGTGCGAGGGCGCGCTCGGCGCGGTCATCCTCGCCGACACCCGACGGCTGCAGGAGTGTTTCGCCGCCGTCGACTTCTTCGAACAGCGCGGCCTCGGCTTCATCATCGCCGTCAACGAGTTCGACGGCGCCTACCGCTACGACCCCGCGGAGGTGCGCGGTGCCCTCGACCTCTCCGACGACGTGCCCGTCGTGTGCTGTGACGCGCGGATCTCCAGCTCCGGGGTCCAGACCCTGCTGACCCTGGTGCGCCACCTCATCGCCCACACCCCGGCCCCCGCGACGGGGTACGGCGCCCACACATGACCCCCTCACACCCGCCATCGAGGCCCTATATGACGCGAGTCCACAACCCAGGAGCATGCCCATGACCTACGACCCGCCACGCCCGGCCGGTCGTCTGCTGCTCACACCCGAGGACAAGGAGGCCCCCGCCCGCACCCGCCGACTGCGCAGACTGGGCCTGGGGGAGCGCCCCGAACCCGCACTGGACTCCTTCGCGCACCGCCTCGCCGAGCTCACCGGTGCGCCGTACGCCATGGTCAACCTCCCCGACGAGCAGGGGCAGTTCTACGCCGGCCTGCACGTGCCGGCCGTGGCGCCGGTGGTGCGCAGCGACGGCACCAGCCCGCGCCTCAGCCGTGCCCTGCCCCGCGACCACGGCTTCTGCCCCCATGTAGTGGCGCGCCGCAAGGCCCTGGCGCTGGAGGACGTCGGCGACTATCCGCGGTTCGCGGGCAATCCGGTGGTCGACGAGTTCGGCATCCGCTCCTATCTGGGGGCGCCGCTCATCGACGGCACGGGCCTGGTGCTGGGCACCATCAGCGTCGCGGACGTCGAGCCGCGGCCGTGGGGGAAGCCGGGCCTGACGGCGATCAAGGAACACGCCGCGCAGCTCGTCGTGGAGCTGGAGAGCCGGGACGGCCTGCCGCCCTATTGAAGCCCGCAGCTCCCGCGGGCCTCCCGGGGCGTGAAGGAAAGCTGCGGCGGCGCTTAAGAAATCCTCGATGGACCGGCGCGCCCGCCGTACGGCAGATTTCAGTGCGATCCCACTCCTCTCCCGGCCCAGGGGTTCCTTCGGCGTACCCGGAGCCGGGACTCACCCCCAGGAGCCGTAGCGGTGAAGGCGCTGGTCAAGCAGAAGGCGGAACCCGGGCTGTGGCTCGCGGACGTCCCCGAGCCCGCCGTCGGGCCCGGCGACGTACTCATCAAGGTGCTGCGCACCGGGATCTGCGGCACCGACCTGCACATCCGGGCGTGGGACGGCTGGGCCCAGCAGGCGATCAGCACCCCGCTCGTGCTCGGACACGAGTTCGTCGGCGAGGTCGTCGGGACCGGGCGCGACGTCACCGACATCGGGGTCGGCGACCGGGTCAGCGGCGAGGGCCACCTGGTGTGCGGCAAGTGCCGCAACTGCCTGGCCGGGCGCCGGCATCTGTGCCGGGCGACCGTGGGGCTCGGGGTGGGCCGGGACGGGGCGTTCGCCGAGTACGTCG
The Streptomyces tuirus genome window above contains:
- a CDS encoding TetR/AcrR family transcriptional regulator, which produces MTRVRLSVAQRRGDLLRAAIEQIEARGVAAVRIADVASALGVSNALVLYHFSTKEQLVAAAFRHAAEGDLAHLRKLLGRRSPALRRLRSAVRWYAPTGTAKGWRLWIEGWAAALRDPALREVAQDLDRQWKAALAEVIAEGVAAGEFRCQDPAGTAFRLTALLDGLAVQLTSYAGAVPRARAQEWVEEALSRELGLPWERPAP
- a CDS encoding glutamate dehydrogenase, which encodes MATPLLSLTWTDHLTGRQGFLVVDRLVRGVSSGGLRMRAGCTLDEVAGLARGMTVKEALHYDPANRYVPLGGAKGGIDCDPRDPEAYPLLVRYLRAMRPYIESCWTTGEDLGLTQDLVDRATAEAGLVSSIQAVYPLLDDEAEARRRLRDAFAVEVDGIGLDELVGGCGVAEAALTALDRAGVPYTGTRVALQGLGTMGGATARFLTRAGLTVVAVADLKGTIANPAGLDVEALLAARDAHGTVDRSALRPGDGELPGEAWLSADADVLVPAAVSYAIDTVNQERITARWVVEAANMPVRPEAEVLLAARGVTVLPDVVVNSGTNAWWWWTLFGDIGADAEEAFAYTRRSMRALVERMLDRARTDEVTPRAAAHALAADRLPVIAERFGWFR
- a CDS encoding MBL fold metallo-hydrolase encodes the protein MAGFRTLSSGLRALRPGAFGADPSGERMARIRRSPHFKDGVFQNPGGPARTRPSGSALDFAKVFFDKDTRPRRAPKGTVPVHSTTLADIARPPATGLRLTWMGHSSVLAEIDGRRVLFDPVWGERCSPFPFAGPKRLHPVPLPLAALGPVDVVVISHDHYDHLDMPTIKALAGTDTLFAVPLGVGAHLEHWGVSAGRLRELDWHETTKIGGLTLTATPARHFCGRGLRNTQHTLWASWVVAGDEHRIYHSGDTGYFDGFKEIGAEHGPFDATMIQIGAYSDFWPDIHMTPEEGMRAHLDLQGGPEHGPMLPIHWATFNLATHPWAEPGEGTLAAARAVGAGLALPRPGEPFEPTAGTVPSQPWWRGVALAPAGGRAAGEALAGAGIKTASDAAAMAQADTVSDDGREAGQGTEDPETLPAS
- a CDS encoding sensor histidine kinase — its product is MSHLRAPATRADRREGGRHGRPAVRTAPALPETHIRPQLLRLAVLPPVAVALSGCAAVLFTVRSTGTRPGLTLWAVLGGAVFVALVGIVVAAIAANRAARSVHDRIGVLRRGTARREADLRTLVEALRRGDGPPQLAPPSRHAGPAEDGDDFDLLAADLSRAHDGAVTAVVQASQLSSQAGSEQKLEVFVNLARRLQSLVHREISILDELENEMEDPELLKGLFHVDHLATRIRRHAENLAVLGGAVSRRQWSNPVSMTEVLRSAIAEVEQYSRVKLVPPIDGQLRGHAVADVIHLLAELVENATVFSAPHTQVLLRANLVTSGLAVEVEDRGLGMPLEEQTRMNALLADPDQVNVARLLADGRIGLFVVSQLARRHGITVRLQTNIYGGVQAVLVVPQALLGAEAGAGTPGGAGQPAGGAPRADRPAVPGRQDGQNGRVAAGAGAGAGAGAGAGAGGVSRGLSVVDGGAAGVSSVPLPASGAGPSIPLTASPAFPASTASPAPRGHEQGSEPAQGGSAPDGRPAPLPMRGARRERPTPAEARPGIGPDDRRTLAENVTEPPTPRNGTVRGTMGKPQLPRRRAQEHIVPQLRDGPTPRQDPEHLVGHDPGLMAAFQRGISLAETQQSMEAGTTEWGDTSSAYTESAPMASAHTESAPMASAHTESLHTEAAHMDSSYTEGAHMEVAHMDSSYADSAHTDPAPTGSTHRDPTPLRPVHLEALPTELSPSDRPAPGSRSDHRTTTTRQDGSAPAG
- a CDS encoding roadblock/LC7 domain-containing protein, with protein sequence MASDAPTAHVSDLDWLMSGLVQRVPHTTAAVLLSCDGLVKSVHGLDPDSADHMAALASGLYSLGRSAGVRFGDGGDVRQVVVELASTLLFVTTAGSGTCLAVLAGREADAAVLGYEMAMLVKSVRPYLVTAPRQSVESPAMRP
- a CDS encoding DUF742 domain-containing protein, whose amino-acid sequence is MTAAGDGPWLDDAAGRLVRPFTVSNGRTRPTVALDLVSQVMATGATPFGYLGPEHAQALERCRVPVAVAEVAAHLTLPVAVTKVLLADLVDCGALTTKPPAFHHNPTDRALLEAVLDGLRRQL
- a CDS encoding GTP-binding protein yields the protein MDYDDSSDYTDGPRHGADPFPTALKILVAGGFGVGKTTFVGAVSEIAPLSTEELLTTVSAATDNLDGIENKVETTVAMDFGRITLDPQHVLYLFGTPGQERFWFMWDELCEGALGAVILADTRRLQECFAAVDFFEQRGLGFIIAVNEFDGAYRYDPAEVRGALDLSDDVPVVCCDARISSSGVQTLLTLVRHLIAHTPAPATGYGAHT
- a CDS encoding GAF domain-containing protein; the encoded protein is MTYDPPRPAGRLLLTPEDKEAPARTRRLRRLGLGERPEPALDSFAHRLAELTGAPYAMVNLPDEQGQFYAGLHVPAVAPVVRSDGTSPRLSRALPRDHGFCPHVVARRKALALEDVGDYPRFAGNPVVDEFGIRSYLGAPLIDGTGLVLGTISVADVEPRPWGKPGLTAIKEHAAQLVVELESRDGLPPY